One window of Neisseria subflava genomic DNA carries:
- a CDS encoding single-stranded DNA-binding protein — translation MSLNKVILIGRLGRDPEVRYMPNGEAVCNFSVATSETWNDRNGQRVERTEWHNITMYRKLAEIAGQYLRKGSQVYLEGRIQSRKYQGKDGIERTAYDIIANEMKMLGSRNDNSGGAPYDDGYNQGGHSSQSSYQQAPQQQYQSAPAQEPPAAPARRPAPAQPTAPVEDIDDDIPF, via the coding sequence ATGTCATTGAATAAAGTTATCCTCATCGGCCGTCTCGGCCGCGACCCGGAAGTCCGCTATATGCCCAACGGCGAGGCCGTCTGTAATTTCAGCGTTGCCACCAGCGAAACTTGGAACGACCGCAACGGCCAACGCGTAGAACGTACCGAATGGCACAACATCACCATGTACCGCAAACTCGCCGAAATCGCCGGCCAATACCTGCGTAAAGGCAGCCAAGTGTACCTGGAAGGCCGTATCCAAAGCCGTAAATACCAAGGCAAAGACGGCATCGAACGCACCGCTTACGACATCATCGCCAATGAGATGAAAATGCTCGGCAGCCGCAACGACAACAGCGGCGGCGCACCATACGATGACGGCTATAACCAAGGCGGTCATTCAAGCCAAAGCAGCTACCAACAAGCGCCACAACAGCAATACCAATCTGCCCCGGCGCAAGAACCCCCGGCCGCCCCGGCCCGTCGTCCTGCACCGGCACAACCGACCGCTCCGGTTGAAGATATCGACGACGATATTCCGTTCTAA
- the ftsB gene encoding cell division protein FtsB, producing MKWVTFVLTFALLCCQYSLWFGKGSVGHTEELQEQLVRQEEKNQTLTLRNNFLNAEVEDLAHGQEAIAEIARVELGYVQDGEVYYRIIDRR from the coding sequence ATGAAGTGGGTGACTTTTGTTTTAACCTTCGCACTGTTGTGCTGTCAGTACAGCCTTTGGTTTGGCAAAGGCAGCGTCGGGCATACGGAAGAATTGCAGGAGCAGCTCGTCCGTCAGGAGGAAAAAAACCAAACGCTCACTTTACGCAACAATTTCCTCAATGCGGAAGTTGAAGACTTGGCACACGGACAAGAGGCCATCGCCGAAATTGCCCGCGTCGAATTGGGTTATGTCCAAGACGGCGAAGTATATTACCGAATCATCGACCGCCGCTAA
- a CDS encoding DUF1841 family protein, with protein sequence MYDVNTHDVRRFFAHVWQHRLAPLQLDGLQQKALRIIEAHPEYGHYLEDIEQYLDKEWLPEDGESNPFLHMSLHLSLQEQSAIDQPPGIRAIHQQLCARYNGDWVKAEHDMMEALAETIWEAQRYGRGLDVNAYMTRLRKLVGLGQEENARLNPHEVGLMDTK encoded by the coding sequence ATGTATGACGTAAACACCCACGATGTCCGCCGATTTTTTGCCCACGTCTGGCAACACAGGCTCGCACCGCTCCAATTGGACGGCCTGCAACAAAAAGCCTTACGCATTATCGAAGCCCATCCCGAATACGGACACTATCTCGAAGACATCGAGCAATATTTAGATAAAGAATGGCTGCCCGAAGACGGCGAAAGCAACCCATTCCTGCATATGTCGCTACACCTTTCCCTCCAAGAGCAAAGCGCCATCGACCAACCGCCGGGCATCCGTGCCATCCACCAACAACTTTGCGCCCGTTACAACGGCGACTGGGTCAAAGCCGAACACGACATGATGGAAGCCTTGGCAGAAACCATCTGGGAAGCACAACGCTACGGACGGGGCCTTGACGTCAACGCCTACATGACCCGCTTGCGGAAATTGGTCGGCTTAGGCCAAGAAGAAAACGCCCGCCTCAATCCCCATGAAGTCGGCCTAATGGATACAAAGTAA
- the eno gene encoding phosphopyruvate hydratase, with the protein MSAIVDIFAREILDSRGNPTVECDVLLESGVMGRAAVPSGASTGQKEALELRDGDKSRYLGKGVLKAVDHVNNQIAQALIGIDASEQSYIDQIMIELDGTENKGNLGANATLAVSMAVARAAAEDAGLPLYRYLGGAGPMALPVPMMNVINGGEHANNSLNIQEFMIMPVGAKSFREALRCGAEIFHALKKLCDSKGFPTTVGDEGGFAPNLNSHKEALQLMVEATEAAGYKAGEDVLFALDCASSEFYKDGQYHLEAEGRSYTSAEFAEYLEGLVNEFPIISIEDGMDENDWEGWKLLTEKLGKKVQLVGDDLFVTNPKILAEGIEKGVANALLVKVNQIGTLSETLQAVDLAKRNRYASVMSHRSGETEDSTIADLAVATNCMQIKTGSLSRSDRMAKYNQLLRIEEELAEAAYYPGKAAFYQLGK; encoded by the coding sequence ATGAGCGCAATCGTTGATATTTTTGCACGCGAAATCTTAGACTCTCGCGGCAACCCTACTGTAGAGTGTGACGTATTGTTGGAATCCGGCGTTATGGGCCGTGCAGCCGTACCAAGCGGCGCATCAACCGGTCAAAAAGAAGCTTTGGAACTGCGTGACGGCGACAAATCCCGTTACTTGGGCAAAGGCGTATTGAAAGCCGTTGACCACGTTAACAACCAAATCGCGCAAGCCCTCATCGGCATCGATGCCAGCGAGCAATCTTATATCGACCAAATCATGATCGAATTGGACGGTACTGAAAACAAAGGCAACTTGGGCGCCAACGCCACTTTGGCCGTTTCTATGGCCGTAGCACGCGCGGCCGCTGAAGATGCAGGCCTGCCGCTGTACCGTTACTTGGGTGGCGCAGGCCCAATGGCTCTGCCGGTTCCAATGATGAACGTTATCAACGGCGGCGAACACGCCAACAACAGCCTGAACATCCAAGAATTCATGATCATGCCTGTCGGCGCAAAATCTTTCCGCGAAGCCCTGCGTTGCGGTGCCGAAATTTTCCACGCGCTGAAAAAACTGTGCGATAGCAAAGGCTTCCCAACTACCGTCGGCGACGAAGGTGGTTTCGCACCCAACCTGAACAGTCACAAAGAAGCCCTACAATTGATGGTGGAAGCCACCGAAGCCGCCGGCTACAAAGCAGGCGAAGACGTATTGTTCGCCCTGGACTGCGCATCCAGCGAATTCTACAAAGACGGCCAATACCACCTGGAAGCCGAAGGCCGCTCCTACACCAGCGCAGAATTTGCCGAATACCTGGAAGGCCTGGTTAACGAATTCCCAATCATTTCCATCGAAGACGGCATGGACGAAAACGACTGGGAAGGCTGGAAACTGCTGACCGAAAAATTGGGCAAAAAAGTTCAATTGGTCGGCGACGACTTGTTCGTAACCAATCCAAAAATCTTGGCCGAAGGCATCGAAAAAGGCGTGGCAAACGCATTGCTGGTCAAAGTCAACCAAATCGGTACATTGAGCGAAACCCTGCAAGCCGTCGACTTGGCCAAACGCAACCGCTACGCCAGCGTAATGAGCCACCGTTCTGGCGAAACTGAAGACAGCACCATTGCCGACTTGGCAGTTGCCACCAACTGTATGCAAATCAAAACCGGCTCCCTGTCCCGCTCCGACCGCATGGCGAAATACAACCAATTGCTGCGCATTGAAGAAGAATTGGCCGAAGCCGCCTACTACCCCGGCAAAGCCGCATTCTACCAACTGGGCAAATAA
- a CDS encoding M14 family metallopeptidase, producing MMKISTQFDAGSVVVKDLSNPADIRLALRPDNASEFAQWFYFRLQGAAYQNCVMHFENAADAAYPLGWEDYQACASYDRQNWFRVPTSYENGVLTINHTPLSNSVYYAYFEPYSNEQHLNLLGDAQGSGLCRIDDLGSTVQGRDINLLTIGNQVESDMKVWIIARQHPGETMAEWFVEGLLGRLLDPQDPTARMLLDRATFYIVPNMNPDGSVLGNLRTNAAGANLNREWENPTLERSPEVFTVREKMMETGVDLFLDIHGDEGLPFVFVAGTEGVPNYNERIEALEEQFKLALLNASPDFQDDYGYDKDAPGQANMTLATNWVGNHFNCLAYTLEMPFKDNANLPDDDFGWNGQRSLRLGEAMLSAILNVVGDLR from the coding sequence ATGATGAAAATCAGCACCCAATTCGATGCCGGTTCGGTCGTTGTCAAAGACTTGAGCAACCCTGCCGATATCCGTCTCGCCCTGCGTCCCGACAATGCTTCGGAGTTTGCCCAATGGTTTTACTTCCGTTTGCAGGGTGCGGCCTATCAAAACTGCGTGATGCATTTTGAAAATGCGGCGGACGCTGCGTATCCTTTGGGCTGGGAGGACTATCAGGCTTGCGCTTCTTACGACCGCCAAAATTGGTTCCGCGTGCCGACCAGCTATGAAAACGGCGTGTTGACCATCAACCATACGCCTTTGTCCAACAGCGTTTACTACGCTTATTTCGAGCCTTATTCCAACGAGCAGCATTTGAACCTTTTGGGCGATGCGCAGGGTAGCGGCTTGTGCCGTATCGACGACTTGGGCAGCACTGTTCAAGGCCGCGATATTAATCTGTTGACCATCGGCAACCAAGTCGAAAGCGACATGAAAGTCTGGATTATCGCCCGTCAACATCCGGGCGAAACCATGGCGGAATGGTTTGTCGAAGGTTTGCTGGGTCGTCTGCTTGATCCGCAAGATCCGACCGCGCGCATGCTGCTTGACCGTGCGACTTTCTACATTGTGCCGAATATGAATCCGGACGGCTCGGTATTGGGCAACCTGCGCACCAATGCCGCCGGCGCCAATCTCAACCGCGAATGGGAAAACCCGACTTTGGAGCGAAGCCCCGAAGTTTTTACCGTCCGCGAAAAAATGATGGAAACCGGCGTGGATTTGTTCTTGGATATTCACGGCGATGAAGGTCTGCCGTTTGTCTTTGTGGCCGGTACCGAAGGCGTGCCGAACTACAACGAGCGCATTGAAGCCTTGGAAGAACAATTCAAACTTGCGCTGCTCAATGCCAGCCCCGATTTCCAAGACGATTACGGCTATGACAAAGATGCGCCGGGTCAGGCAAACATGACTTTGGCGACCAACTGGGTCGGCAATCATTTCAACTGCCTTGCTTATACTTTGGAAATGCCGTTTAAAGACAATGCCAACCTGCCGGACGACGATTTCGGCTGGAACGGCCAACGCTCGCTGCGCTTGGGCGAGGCCATGTTGTCTGCTATTTTGAATGTGGTTGGCGATTTGCGTTAA
- the argB gene encoding acetylglutamate kinase: MTQQQSVSSAIKARVLAESLPYIRRFSGSIIVIKYGGNAMTESALKEGFARDVVLLKLIGLHPVIVHGGGPQINEMLEKVGKKGEFVQGMRVTDSETMDIVEMVLGGHVNKEIVSMITSFGGRAVGITGRDNHFIKAEKLLIDTPEQKGVDIGQVGTVADIDTRLVEGLVERGCIPVIAPIGVGQNGEAFNINADLVAGKLAEKLQAEKLLMMTNIPGVLDKEGKLLTTLTPSRIDELIEDGTLYGGMLPKIASAVEAAKSGVKATHIIDGRVPNALLLEVLTDDGVGSMILGKG; the protein is encoded by the coding sequence ATGACTCAGCAACAATCTGTCTCCTCTGCGATCAAAGCGCGCGTCCTTGCCGAATCTTTACCTTATATCCGCCGTTTTTCCGGCTCCATCATCGTCATCAAATACGGCGGCAACGCCATGACCGAGTCGGCCTTAAAAGAGGGCTTCGCACGCGATGTCGTCCTGCTCAAACTGATCGGCCTGCATCCCGTCATCGTTCACGGCGGTGGCCCGCAAATCAATGAAATGCTGGAAAAAGTCGGCAAAAAAGGAGAATTTGTTCAAGGCATGCGCGTCACCGACAGCGAAACCATGGACATCGTAGAAATGGTTTTGGGCGGACACGTCAATAAAGAAATCGTTTCCATGATTACCTCCTTCGGCGGTCGCGCCGTCGGCATTACCGGCCGGGACAACCACTTCATCAAAGCGGAAAAACTCCTGATCGACACGCCCGAGCAAAAAGGCGTGGACATCGGCCAAGTCGGCACAGTGGCCGACATCGATACCCGTTTGGTGGAAGGCTTGGTCGAGCGCGGCTGCATTCCGGTCATCGCACCCATCGGCGTAGGCCAAAACGGCGAAGCGTTCAACATCAATGCCGACTTGGTTGCCGGCAAACTGGCGGAAAAACTTCAAGCCGAAAAACTGCTGATGATGACCAATATCCCCGGCGTACTGGATAAAGAAGGCAAATTATTGACCACTCTGACACCAAGCCGCATTGACGAACTGATTGAAGACGGCACGCTGTACGGCGGCATGCTGCCTAAAATTGCCTCCGCCGTCGAAGCCGCCAAAAGCGGCGTCAAAGCCACGCACATCATAGACGGCCGCGTTCCCAACGCCCTGCTCTTGGAGGTGCTGACCGATGACGGTGTAGGTTCGATGATTTTAGGCAAGGGCTAA
- a CDS encoding SIMPL domain-containing protein (The SIMPL domain is named for its presence in mouse protein SIMPL (signalling molecule that associates with mouse pelle-like kinase). Bacterial member BP26, from Brucella, was shown to assemble into a channel-like structure, while YggE from E. coli has been associated with resistance to oxidative stress.), whose amino-acid sequence MLRPTLTALLLAASLPVAAESLNYNIVEFSESANMEVPRDTMTAYFSVNAEGKDRQTVNQAFMKKFNQFNKISQNSKFKAELMERNASPRYQYTNGKRTQTGWEEHAYFKVESKDFEALNRLIADSINIAVLESSSFSVSKEKREETVDQLSKAVILRFKDRAQNLAQTLGFSSYKIVKLNLGHIGNRQVGGDFAHAKMLRAIPAAEVAAGIEDGVPASPGSEEISLTVNGSVQM is encoded by the coding sequence ATGCTCCGCCCAACCCTTACCGCCCTACTGCTAGCCGCCTCCTTGCCTGTAGCAGCCGAAAGTCTCAACTACAACATCGTTGAATTTTCCGAATCCGCCAACATGGAGGTACCGCGGGACACCATGACCGCGTATTTCAGCGTCAATGCAGAAGGCAAAGACCGTCAAACCGTCAACCAAGCCTTCATGAAGAAATTCAACCAGTTCAACAAAATCTCCCAAAACAGCAAATTTAAAGCCGAACTGATGGAACGCAACGCCTCCCCACGCTATCAATACACCAATGGCAAACGTACCCAAACCGGCTGGGAAGAACACGCCTACTTCAAAGTAGAAAGCAAAGACTTTGAAGCACTCAACCGCCTGATTGCCGACAGCATCAATATCGCCGTTTTGGAAAGTTCCTCATTTTCCGTATCCAAAGAAAAACGCGAAGAAACCGTCGACCAACTGAGTAAAGCCGTCATCCTGCGCTTCAAAGACCGCGCCCAAAACCTCGCCCAAACACTCGGCTTCTCCAGCTACAAAATCGTCAAACTCAACTTGGGTCATATCGGCAACCGCCAAGTCGGCGGCGACTTTGCACACGCCAAAATGCTGCGTGCAATCCCCGCCGCAGAAGTGGCTGCAGGAATAGAAGATGGCGTACCGGCTTCTCCGGGTTCGGAAGAAATCAGCCTGACCGTCAACGGCTCGGTACAAATGTAG